From a single Oreochromis niloticus isolate F11D_XX linkage group LG3, O_niloticus_UMD_NMBU, whole genome shotgun sequence genomic region:
- the LOC102080969 gene encoding P2Y purinoceptor 14-like isoform X1: MTSPSNETCEVKDISAKPFFILVHSLVFLVGLPLNGFIMKFYCCRGRKQASSSLKVFLKNLTAADFLFCLCLPLRITYYARSSGIIPSLYCSFGASAFFLNMYASIIFMGYIAANRYLKIVHPSGIRVLQTVRTAHIISAVTWVFLLATAISYSSLYLMTQESLTSNSSRCDPLFSESVKSFFTIIQVLSAIIFLVVFISLVFFYYSTSRRVLQAQQSQLASSEKLLKSRRNMLLLVSIFCVCFVPYHLARLPFTFLWRNCTVGPVLYYLKEVSTMVSVFNICLDPVVYFYLCKAFRAKVRKLSRRANIQQASEESESSKEQFGIVTSTSQTNEL, encoded by the exons ATGACTTCACCTTCTAATGAGACCTGTGAGGTTAAGGATATTTCAGCCAAACCTTTCTTTATACTGGTCCACAGTTTGGTCTTTCTG GTAGGTTTACCTCTCAATGGCTTCATCATGAAGTTCTACTGTTGTCGAGGTCGAAAGCAGGCGTCCAGCAGCCTGAAAGTCTTCCTGAAGAACCTGACAGCTGCTGACTTCCTATTCTGCCTCTGTCTGCCACTCCGCATCACTTACTATGCCAGAAGCTCTGGAATAATCCCGAGTCTCTACTGCAGCTTTGGAGCTTCTGCCTTTTTCCTCAACATGTATGCCAGCATCATATTTATGGGGTACATCGCTGccaacag GTATCTGAAGATCGTCCATCCTTCAGGAATTCGTGTCCTGCAGACAGTACGAACTGCCCACATCATTTCCGCGGTCACCTGGGTTTTTCTCCTGGCTACAGCAATTTCTTACAGCAGTCTGTATTTGATGACTCAGGAATCTCTGACCTCTAACTCCAGCCGCTGTGATCCCCTCTTTAGTGAATCAGTCAAGTCGTTCTTTACAATCATCCAGGTTCTGTCTGCCATCATCTTCCTGGTGGTCTTCATATCCCTGGTCTTCTTCTACTACAGCACCTCCCGCAGGGTGCTGCAGGCACAGCAGAGTCAGCTGGCCTCCTCTGAGAAGCTCTTGAAGTCTCGTAGAAACATGTTGCTGCTGGTCAGCATCTTCTGTGTTTGCTTTGTCCCCTATCACCTGGCTCGACTTCCCTTTACTTTTCTGTGGAGAAACTGCACAGTAGGTCCAGTGTTGTACTACCTGAAGGAAGTGTCCACCATGGTGTCAGTTTTCAACATCTGCCTGGACCCTGTTGTTTACTTTTACCTCTGTAAGGCTTTTCGGGCCAAGGTGAGAAAGTTGTCCAGGAGAGCCAACATTCAACAAGCAAGTGAGGAGAGTGAGAGCAGCAAGGAGCAGTTTGGCATCGTTACATCAACGTCTCAAACCAATGAACTGTAA
- the LOC102080867 gene encoding P2Y purinoceptor 14-like, translating to MADSNNITSNQTCVMIATSVSTFFILVYSILFLVGLLLNCFIMKFYFQQQASSSLMVYLKNLTAADFLLCLFLPLRIVHYASSSVPIQRLYSSFGASAIFLNMYASIIFMGYIAVNRYLKIVHPSRIHFLQTIQAARKISLITWLILLAPTVIYNILLLITQPLVSAGPGCCSVFFSELGSVLHKTLHAGCIIIFLLVFISLVVFYYSISHRVLQAQQRQLASSGCEKLLKSRRNMLVLVSIFCVCFVPHHLVRLPFTFLCSKGFVGQVLYYLKEVATLVSVFNICLDPVVYFFLCKAFRAQLSQKTESLRAQVNIQQPKKENENTEQQLSILQSTATSQTSEL from the exons ATGGCCGACTCAAACAACATCACTTCAAACCAGACCTGTGTTATGATCGCTACATCAGTCAGCACTTTCTTTATACTGGTCTACAGCATTCTCTTTCTG GTGGGTTTACTTCTCAATTGCTTCATCATGAAGTTTTACTTTCAACAGCAAGCATCTAGTAGCTTAATGGTCTACCTGAAGAACCTGACAGCTGCTGACTTCCTGCTCTGCCTCTTTCTACCGCTCCGTATCGTCCACTATGCCAGCAGCTCTGTTCCCATTCAGAGACTTTACAGCAGCTTTGGAGCTTCTGCCATCTTCCTCAACATGTATGCCAGCATCATATTCATGGGGTACATCGCAGTTAACAG GTATCTGAAGATTGTCCATCCTTCTAGGATTCACTTCCTCCAAACAATACAAGCAGCCCGCAAGATTTCCCTAATCACCTGGTTGATTCTGCTGGCTCCCACAGTTATCTACAACATCCTGCTTTTGATCACTCAGCCACTTGTATCTGCAGGTCCTGGTTGCTGCAGTGTCTTCTTTAGTGAATTAGGCAGTGTGCTCCACAAAACACTCCATGCTGGCTGTATTATCATCTTCCTGTTGGTCTTCATATCCCTGGTCGTCTTCTACTACAGCATCTCCCACAGGGTGTTGCAGGCACAGCAGAGGCAGCTGGCCTCCTCTGGCTGCGAGAAGCTCCTGAAGTCTCGCAGGAACATGTTGGTGCTGGTCAGcatcttctgtgtttgttttgttccccATCACCTGGTTCGACTTCCTTTTACTTTTCTATGCAGCAAGGGCTTTGTTGGTCAGGTGCTATACTACTTGAAGGAGGTGGCTACCTTAGTGTCAGTTTTTAACATCTGCCTGGACCCTGTTGTTTACTTTTTCCTCTGTAAGGCTTTTCGGGCCCAGTTGAGCCAGAAGACAGAATCGCTGAGAGCACAGGTCAATATTCAACAACCAAAGAAGGAGAATGAAAACACTGAGCAACAGCTTAGCATCCTCCAATCAACAGCAACGAGTCAAACCAGTGAGCTGTGA
- the LOC102080776 gene encoding G-protein coupled receptor 87, whose product MADPTNITSSYNQTCDLAVPSVSPVFMVAYSLLFLVGLFLNGIIVRFYCCQARQQASSSLMVYLKNLTAADFLLCLCLPLRITKYASSSLIIRRLYCSFGTSAFFLNMQASILFMGYIAANRYLKVVHSSGPHFLQTVRAAYIISMITWFSVLAPIITYTILFFITQQPLTSDPGCCEALISASIKLIYKIFQACSFILFLLVLISLVFFYYSTSRRVLQEQKKQLASRHSEKLVKSRRNILVLVSIFCVCFIPYYLVRLPLAFKLGGRSVHQVFYYLKDATTILSVFNVCLDPLVYFFLCKSVRAQVNLKIPSKKTKSRQPNKGSEWSEEQQTVVTTAASQTSEL is encoded by the exons ATGGCTGACCCAACAAACATAACTTCATCTTACAATCAGACCTGTGATCTGGCTGTCCCATCAGTCAGCCCTGTCTTTATGGTTGCCTACAGTCTGCTGTTTCTG GTGGGTTTATTTCTCAATGGCATCATCGTGCGGTTTTACTGTTGTCAAGCTCGGCAGCAGGCATCAAGCAGCTTGATGGTCTACCTGAAGAACCTGACAGCTGCTGACTTCCtgctctgcctctgtctgcCACTCCGCATCACCAAGTACGCCAGCAGCTCTCTCATCATTCGGAGGCTCTACTGTAGCTTTGGAACTTCTGCCTTCTTCCTCAACATGCAAGCCAGTATCCTGTTCATGGGATACATCGCTGCTAACAG GTATCTGAAGGTGGTCCATTCTTCAGGGCCTCACTTCCTCCAGACAGTACGAGCTGCATACATCATCTCCATGATCACCTGGTTTAGTGTCCTGGCTCCAATAATCACCTATACCATACTATTTTTCATTACTCAacaacctctgacctctgaccctggtTGCTGTGAAGCCCTCATTAGTGCATCAATTAAACTGATCTACAAAATCTTCCAGGCCTGCTCTTTCATACTCTTCCTGTTGGTCCTCATATCCCTGGTCTTCTTCTACTACAGCACCTCCCGCAGGGTGTTGCAGGAACAGAAGAAGCAGCTGGCCTCCCGCCACTCTGAGAAGCTTGTGAAGTCTCGCAGGAACATATTGGTGCTGGTCagcattttctgtgtttgcttCATCCCGTATTACTTGGTTCGGCTTCCCTTGGCATTTAAGTTGGGCGGCAGATCTGTGCATCAGGTGTTCTACTATTTAAAGGATGCAACCACAATACTGTCAGTTTTTAATGTCTGCCTGGACCCTCTtgtttactttttcctttgTAAGAGTGTCCGAGCTCAGGTGAATCTGAAGATTCCATCCAAGAAGACCAAGAGCCGACAACCAAACAAGGGGAGTGAGTGGAGTGAGGAGCAGCAGACAGTTGTTACAACAGCAGCAAGTCAAACCAGTGAGCTGTAA
- the LOC102080969 gene encoding P2Y purinoceptor 14-like isoform X2 — protein sequence MKFYCCRGRKQASSSLKVFLKNLTAADFLFCLCLPLRITYYARSSGIIPSLYCSFGASAFFLNMYASIIFMGYIAANRYLKIVHPSGIRVLQTVRTAHIISAVTWVFLLATAISYSSLYLMTQESLTSNSSRCDPLFSESVKSFFTIIQVLSAIIFLVVFISLVFFYYSTSRRVLQAQQSQLASSEKLLKSRRNMLLLVSIFCVCFVPYHLARLPFTFLWRNCTVGPVLYYLKEVSTMVSVFNICLDPVVYFYLCKAFRAKVRKLSRRANIQQASEESESSKEQFGIVTSTSQTNEL from the exons ATGAAGTTCTACTGTTGTCGAGGTCGAAAGCAGGCGTCCAGCAGCCTGAAAGTCTTCCTGAAGAACCTGACAGCTGCTGACTTCCTATTCTGCCTCTGTCTGCCACTCCGCATCACTTACTATGCCAGAAGCTCTGGAATAATCCCGAGTCTCTACTGCAGCTTTGGAGCTTCTGCCTTTTTCCTCAACATGTATGCCAGCATCATATTTATGGGGTACATCGCTGccaacag GTATCTGAAGATCGTCCATCCTTCAGGAATTCGTGTCCTGCAGACAGTACGAACTGCCCACATCATTTCCGCGGTCACCTGGGTTTTTCTCCTGGCTACAGCAATTTCTTACAGCAGTCTGTATTTGATGACTCAGGAATCTCTGACCTCTAACTCCAGCCGCTGTGATCCCCTCTTTAGTGAATCAGTCAAGTCGTTCTTTACAATCATCCAGGTTCTGTCTGCCATCATCTTCCTGGTGGTCTTCATATCCCTGGTCTTCTTCTACTACAGCACCTCCCGCAGGGTGCTGCAGGCACAGCAGAGTCAGCTGGCCTCCTCTGAGAAGCTCTTGAAGTCTCGTAGAAACATGTTGCTGCTGGTCAGCATCTTCTGTGTTTGCTTTGTCCCCTATCACCTGGCTCGACTTCCCTTTACTTTTCTGTGGAGAAACTGCACAGTAGGTCCAGTGTTGTACTACCTGAAGGAAGTGTCCACCATGGTGTCAGTTTTCAACATCTGCCTGGACCCTGTTGTTTACTTTTACCTCTGTAAGGCTTTTCGGGCCAAGGTGAGAAAGTTGTCCAGGAGAGCCAACATTCAACAAGCAAGTGAGGAGAGTGAGAGCAGCAAGGAGCAGTTTGGCATCGTTACATCAACGTCTCAAACCAATGAACTGTAA